One Natator depressus isolate rNatDep1 chromosome 3, rNatDep2.hap1, whole genome shotgun sequence DNA segment encodes these proteins:
- the POLR1C gene encoding DNA-directed RNA polymerases I and III subunit RPAC1, which yields MVKTKPVPYTSAVKGEEKAGAVSRDGEAGTCSCACAVASTLVAASRARGCERGMAARGGVEEMRSRVILGEFGVRNVHTTDFPGNYPGYDDAWDQAEFEKNFRVDVIHMDESTLEFDMVGIDAAIANAFRRILLAEVPTMAVEKVFVYNNTSIVQDEILAHRLGLVPIRADPRLFEYKNQGDEEGTEIDTLQFQLKIKCSRNPCAVKESSDPNELYINHKVYSKHITWVPLGNQADLFPDADLRPVHDDILIAQLRPGQEIDVLMHCVKGIGKDHAKFSPVATASYRLLPDITLLQPIEGEAAETLKKCFSPGVIEIQNIKGKKVARVANARMDTFSREIFRHDDLKNLVRLARVRDHYIFSVESTGVLPPDVLVSEAIKVLIGKCRRFLDELDSNHMD from the exons ATGGTGAAGACCAAGCCGGTGCCCTACACCAGCGCCGTCAAAGGGGAAGAAAAGGCAGGGGCCGTATCACGTGACGGAGAGGCGGGGACGTGCTCATGCGCCTGCGCAGTGGCGAGTACCCTTGTCGCTGCGTCGCGTGCCCGGGGATGCGAGCGGGGCATGGCGGCGCGCGGCGGTGTGGAGGAGATGCGGAGCCGTGTGATACTTGGGGAGTTCGGTGTCCGCAAC GTGCACACCACGGACTTCCCCGGCAACTACCCCGGGTACGACGACGCTTGGGACCAGGCCGAGTTCGAGAAG AATTTCCGGGTGGACGTGATCCACATGGACGAGAGCACGCTGGAGTTCGACATGGTGGGGATCGACGCAGCCATCGCCAATGCCTTCCGGCGTATCCTGCTCGCTGAG GTGCCGACGATGGCTGTAGAGAAGGTCTTTGTGTACAACAACACATCCATTGTGCAGGATGAGATCCTGGCCCATCGCTTGGGCCTCGTTCCCATCCGAGCTGACCCACGCCTCTTTGAATATAAGAATCAAG GTGATGAGGAAGGCACAGAAATTGACACGCTGCAGTTCCAGCTGAAAATCAAATGCAGCCGGAACCCTTGCGCAGTCAAGGAGTCATCTGACCCCAATGAGCTCTACATTAATCACAAAG TGTACAGCAAACACATCACGTGGGTGCCCCTGGGAAATCAAGCAGACCTGTTCCCAGATGCAGATTTGCGGCCTGTTCATGATGACATCCTTATTGCCCAGTTGCGGCCTGGCCAGGAAATTGATGTGCTCATGCACTGTGTCAAAGGCATAG GTAAAGACCATGCCAAGTTTTCTCCAGTGGCCACAGCTAGTTACCGGCTGCTGCCTGACATCACTCTGCTGCAGCCCATTGAGGGGGAGGCAGCTGAGACGCTGAAAAAGTGCTTCTCCCCTGGAGTTATTGAGATTCAGAACATCAAAG GGAAGAAGGTGGCAAGAGTGGCCAATGCTCGGATGGACACATTTAGCCGGGAGATCTTTCGGCACGATGATCTGAAAAACCTTGTGCGCCTGGCACGAGTGCGAGATCACTACATCT TCTCAGTGGAGTCTACAGGTGTCCTGCCCCCAGATGTGCTGGTGAGCGAAGCCATCAAAGTGCTGATAGGGAAATGTCGACGGTTCCTGGATGAGCTGGACTCCAACCACATGGACTGA